One Paludisphaera rhizosphaerae DNA window includes the following coding sequences:
- a CDS encoding molybdenum ABC transporter ATP-binding protein has protein sequence MRGGSSTFLDAHVTRRVHEGLTIDATVQLGDEIGVLFGTSGAGKSTLLRLLAGLSRPDSGRISLSGELLLDSARGLHVPLRRRRMGMIFQDDLLFPHLDVARNIGFGLRGASRSDCVRRTEEVAALCGVTGLLGRRVATLSGGERQRVGLARALAPRPRLLLCDEPVSALDLPGRHTLLDRFRSVQRAEGIPILYVTHSPAEAITLGTRLFLMENGRIVAEGPPAEVLSETSREAFRHLEGVRNAFAGAVAEQSQGGGWTRIDLDGGPSLIVPWTDLPIGASTTAEVDGDDVLLAVGPVAGLSARNQVQGVVEAVAAHGREAEVVIRTGDLRWFVGVLASVAGELSLAPGRPVTMIIKARSVRVECSSD, from the coding sequence TTGAGGGGCGGTTCGTCCACCTTCCTGGACGCACACGTCACACGTCGGGTCCATGAGGGCCTGACCATCGACGCGACCGTTCAATTGGGTGACGAGATCGGCGTCCTCTTCGGAACCTCAGGCGCTGGGAAGTCGACGCTCCTTCGATTACTGGCCGGGCTTTCGCGGCCCGACTCCGGACGGATTTCGCTCTCCGGCGAACTCCTCCTCGATTCGGCCCGAGGCCTCCACGTCCCACTCAGACGACGTCGGATGGGGATGATCTTTCAGGACGATCTCTTGTTTCCGCACCTGGACGTTGCGAGGAACATCGGCTTCGGACTGCGAGGGGCCTCGCGGTCTGACTGCGTCCGGCGGACGGAGGAGGTCGCGGCCCTCTGCGGGGTGACCGGTTTGCTCGGCCGTCGGGTGGCCACGCTTTCCGGGGGGGAACGCCAAAGGGTAGGCCTCGCGCGGGCGCTCGCGCCGCGGCCTCGGCTGCTGCTCTGCGACGAGCCGGTTTCGGCGCTGGACCTCCCTGGTCGCCACACATTGCTCGACAGATTTCGGAGCGTGCAGAGGGCTGAGGGAATTCCGATTCTCTATGTCACCCACAGCCCGGCGGAGGCGATTACTCTGGGGACTCGGCTGTTCCTGATGGAGAACGGTCGGATCGTCGCCGAGGGCCCCCCCGCCGAAGTCCTCTCGGAAACCTCTCGGGAGGCTTTCAGGCACCTGGAGGGAGTACGCAACGCCTTCGCGGGGGCTGTCGCCGAGCAGAGCCAGGGCGGCGGATGGACCCGGATCGACCTCGACGGGGGACCCTCGTTAATCGTTCCCTGGACTGATCTGCCGATCGGCGCGTCTACGACCGCCGAGGTGGACGGTGACGATGTCCTGCTGGCGGTCGGTCCAGTCGCTGGCCTCAGCGCGAGGAACCAGGTCCAGGGAGTGGTAGAAGCGGTCGCCGCGCACGGCCGCGAGGCCGAGGTGGTCATCCGCACCGGCGATCTGCGCTGGTTCGTCGGAGTCCTGGCCTCCGTTGCCGGCGAGTTGAGCCTGGCGCCGGGACGCCCCGTGACGATGATCATCAAGGCGCGGAGCGTCCGCGTTGAGTGCTCCTCGGACTGA
- the modB gene encoding molybdate ABC transporter permease subunit, protein MTDLVPLWLSLKVATSATCLVVLLGLPAAYLLARTRFPGKGLIAGVMVLPLVLPPTVLGYLLLQIVGRRAWVGSWLERNLDVVLVFHWSGAVLASAVAAFPLFLLPARGAFEAVDPGLEDVARLLGRSEASVFLAVTFPLAWRGLAAGTALAFARALGDFGATMMVAGDIPGLTQTASLALYDAVQVGDSARAARLTLWISFISIAALAFVQRTLPAVERKP, encoded by the coding sequence ATGACGGATCTTGTGCCGCTCTGGCTGTCTCTGAAGGTAGCGACCTCGGCGACATGCCTGGTGGTTCTCCTGGGGCTTCCGGCTGCGTATCTGCTGGCCAGAACGCGGTTCCCCGGCAAGGGTCTCATCGCCGGCGTCATGGTGCTTCCGCTCGTTCTGCCGCCGACCGTCCTGGGCTATCTGTTGCTTCAGATCGTCGGCCGTCGCGCCTGGGTGGGGTCGTGGCTGGAACGCAATCTCGACGTGGTTCTCGTCTTTCACTGGTCAGGGGCCGTGCTGGCGTCAGCGGTTGCGGCGTTCCCGCTGTTCCTGCTGCCGGCCCGCGGAGCGTTTGAGGCCGTCGACCCTGGTCTGGAGGATGTGGCGAGGCTCCTGGGGCGAAGCGAGGCCTCAGTCTTTCTGGCCGTGACGTTTCCTCTGGCCTGGCGCGGCCTGGCCGCAGGGACCGCGCTGGCCTTCGCGAGAGCTCTGGGCGACTTCGGCGCGACGATGATGGTGGCAGGCGACATCCCAGGGTTGACCCAGACGGCCTCGCTGGCGCTCTACGACGCCGTTCAGGTGGGTGACTCGGCGCGAGCGGCTCGATTGACCCTGTGGATCTCGTTCATCTCAATCGCGGCGTTGGCGTTCGTGCAACGGACGCTGCCCGCTGTGGAGCGGAAGCCTTGA
- the modA gene encoding molybdate ABC transporter substrate-binding protein, translating to MNIALRPISLSMILMLSLVLGCGGNSVVGPETPPLRIAAAADLQRALPDLLAAYKARDDSVAEPSFGASGDLAEQIRGGAPFDVFLSADMSRPEALEAQGVVEKGSVVPYARGALVLLVHPSVAGEVASLADLQAPGVRKIALANPEIAPYGQAARNALEKAGLWDLLQPKLVIAGSVSQALMHVEQGNADAALVSRSLVDGGASKVVDVDPSLYPPRIQGLGIVARSTQKERARRFIEFLRGEDGQLILERRGFQSPQP from the coding sequence ATGAACATAGCGTTGCGGCCGATCAGCCTGTCGATGATCTTAATGCTGTCGCTGGTCCTTGGCTGCGGCGGCAATTCCGTGGTCGGCCCCGAAACACCGCCGCTTCGAATCGCGGCGGCCGCCGACCTCCAGCGGGCTCTTCCCGATCTCCTCGCGGCGTACAAGGCTCGCGACGACTCCGTCGCGGAGCCGAGCTTCGGCGCCTCCGGCGACCTCGCCGAGCAGATTCGCGGCGGCGCGCCGTTCGACGTCTTTCTATCGGCCGACATGAGTCGCCCCGAAGCGCTCGAAGCTCAAGGAGTCGTCGAGAAGGGCTCCGTCGTCCCCTACGCCCGAGGAGCGTTGGTGCTGCTTGTTCATCCAAGCGTCGCCGGCGAGGTCGCCTCGTTGGCCGATCTGCAGGCGCCGGGCGTCCGCAAAATCGCATTGGCCAATCCAGAGATCGCCCCTTACGGCCAGGCAGCCCGAAACGCCCTGGAAAAGGCCGGGCTTTGGGACCTCCTTCAGCCCAAGCTTGTCATCGCCGGATCCGTGTCCCAGGCCTTGATGCACGTGGAACAGGGTAACGCTGATGCGGCTCTCGTCAGTCGCTCGCTCGTCGATGGTGGTGCTTCGAAGGTCGTGGATGTCGACCCTTCGCTCTATCCGCCTCGGATTCAGGGCCTTGGAATCGTGGCGAGATCGACTCAAAAGGAGCGGGCGCGGCGGTTCATCGAATTCCTCCGAGGTGAAGACGGGCAGCTCATTCTGGAACGGCGCGGGTTTCAGTCACCGCAACCTTGA